The following coding sequences are from one Arachis hypogaea cultivar Tifrunner chromosome 7, arahy.Tifrunner.gnm2.J5K5, whole genome shotgun sequence window:
- the LOC112702687 gene encoding CBL-interacting serine/threonine-protein kinase 11, with protein sequence MPEIEQAPPHAASATTNTSTSTVTTSALFGKYELGRLLGCGAFAKVYYARNVKTMQSVAIKVISKKKIMGTSLVSNVKREVSIMSKLNHPNIVKLHEVLATKTKIYFVLEFVKGGELFAKVSKGRFSEDLARKYFQQLISAVGYCHSRGVFHRDLKPENLLLDENGNLKVSDFGLSAVKDQVRFDGLLHTLCGTPAYVAPEILAKKGYDGAKVDVWSCGVILFVLAAGYLPFNDPNLMVMYKKIYKGEYRCPRWMSPDLRRFLSRVLDINPETRFTVDEITRDPWFRKGYKEIKFHEDWNLGSEDKVKELNAFDIISFSSGLNLSGLFVGGGASTSAAAEDTERLMLKGSVEAVLARVEEVAVAEGLIVRGLKECGVELEGQNGNFGLVVEVCRVTANLVVVEATRKTGDLFGFRDMWRNKLTPKLLSNATTESDSISDSAETQSEISESEQVASV encoded by the exons ATGCCAGAGATCGAACAGGCGCCGCCGCATGCGGCGTCGGCAACTACTAACACCTCCACATCCACGGTCACCACCTCCGCCTTATTTGGAAAATACGAGCTAGGAAGACTCCTAGGATGCGGCGCGTTCGCGAAGGTTTACTACGCGCGGAACGTGAAAACGATGCAGAGCGTGGCGATAAAg GTGATAAGCAAGAAGAAGATAATGGGAACGTCACTGGTTTCGAACGTGAAGCGCGAGGTTTCGATCATGAGCAAGCTCAACCACCCGAACATCGTGAAGCTGCACGAGGTGCTGGCGACGAAGACCAAGATCTATTTCGTGTTGGAGTTCGTTAAAGGCGGTGAGTTATTTGCTAAGGTTTCGAAAGGGAGGTTCAGCGAGGATCTCGCCCGCAAGTATTTCCAGCAGCTTATCTCCGCCGTAGGGTACTGCCACTCGCGCGGCGTTTTCCACCGTGATTTGAAGCCGGAGAATCTCTTGCTTGATGAAAATGGGAATCTCAAGGTCTCCGATTTTGGACTCAGTGCCGTCAAAGACCAG GTGAGGTTTGATGGGTTGTTGCACACGTTGTGTGGCACTCCGGCGTACGTGGCACCGGAGATTCTGGCAAAGAAGGGCTACGACGGTGCAAAGGTTGATGTATGGTCTTGTGGGGTGATTCTCTTTGTTCTTGCAGCAGGGTACCTACCTTTCAATGATCCAAACTTGATGGTGATGTACAAGAAGATCTACAAGGGGGAGTACCGGTGTCCACGGTGGATGTCACCGGATCTACGACGGTTCCTTTCAAGGGTTCTTGACATCAACCCCGAGACAAGGTTCACCGTTGATGAGATCACCAGGGACCCTTGGTTTAGAAAAGGCTACAAGGAGATCAAGTTTCATGAGGATTGGAATCTTGGGTCTGAGGACAAGGTGAAGGAATTGAATGCTTTTGATATAATCTCATTCTCTTCTGGTTTGAATCTTTCTGGATTGTTTGTTGGCGGTGGTGCCTCCACATCAGCGGCCGCAGAGGACACTGAGAGGCTCATGCTCAAGGGTTCAGTTGAGGCGGTTTTGGCTAGGGTGGAGGAGGTGGCTGTGGCAGAGGGGCTTATAGTAAGAGGGTTGAAAGAATGTGGTGTGGAGCTAGAGGGGCAAAATGGTAATTTTGGGCTTGTGGTGGAGGTTTGCCGGGTAACTGCCAACCTGGTTGTGGTGGAGGCAACGAGGAAAACCGGGGATCTCTTCGGATTTAGGGATATGTGGAGGAACAAACTGACACCTAAGCTGTTAAGTAATGCTACCACAGAAAGTGATAGCATTTCTGATTCAGCAGAGACTCAATCGGAGATTTCCGAGTCTGAGCAAGTTGCTAGTGTCTGA